A single window of Xiphophorus hellerii strain 12219 chromosome 12, Xiphophorus_hellerii-4.1, whole genome shotgun sequence DNA harbors:
- the LOC116730416 gene encoding nuclear factor 7, brain-like — translation MAENTESFLSCHLCSDTFRDPVSLSCNHSFCSNCLHEFWEQTGNKNCPICKRRTSKDFPISFNLQEPFDQSSKETNFLQINLTLKEQADSLTARQKSGSLETEKGEKQQLMVCRKHQEDPKLFCKDEQRAVCPVCEFSLHQRHKVVPIEQAVSELKEQLKSDLKSLQDKRNKHEQVEETYNDVIQHSKKQVLSTERQIRAEFKKLHQFLREEEESRLAALREEEEQKKKTIMREMKRIEDQISSLSDSISAVEEELQKDNMSFLRSYEATQSRARGQRSLPDPQLVSGALIDVAKHLGNLSFRVWEKMKDEVHFSPVILDPNTASGRLHLSDDLTSVRRGNTWLQLPDNPERNIKHCSVLGSEGFSSGKHSWDVEVGDYPGWDVGLAKESVDRKAQIRTSPKYGIWCLLQRGGKYTNCDGKTLTVKKSLQRIRVQLDYDMGDVSFYDSEDMTLICTHRDTFTEKLFPYFNVGRFADSKTSDVKICQTKISFLNSECFYLQSE, via the coding sequence atggcagaaaatactGAAAGTTTCCTGAGCTGCCATCTTTGTTCAGACACTTTCAGAGATCCTGTGTCTCTGAGCTGCAACCACAGCTTCTGTTCAAACTGCCTGCATGAATTCTGGGAACAAACTGGAAACAAGAACTGTCCCATCTGTAAAAGAAGAACTTCAAAGGATTTTCCAATAAGCTTCAATCTGCAGGAACCATTTGATCAAAGTTCAAAGGAGACAAATTTCCTACAGATAAATCTCACCTTAAAGGAACAGGCTGATTCTCTTACTGCAAGACAGAAATCTGGATCATTAGagacagaaaaaggagaaaagcagCAGTTGATGGTCTGCAGGAAACATCAAGAAGACCCTAAGCTGTTCTGTAAAGACGAGCAGAGAgctgtgtgtcctgtctgtgaGTTTTCTCTCCACCAGAGACACAAAGTGGTTCCTATAGAACAAGCAGTCAGTGAGCTGAAGGAGCAGCTGAAATCTGACTTAAAGTCTCTGCAGGACAAGAGGAACAAACACGAACAAGTGGAGGAAACATACAATGATGTGATTCAACACTCCAAGAAGCAGGTGTTGTCCACAGAGAGACAGATCAGAGCAGAGTTCAAAAAGCTCCACCAGTtcctgagagaggaagaggagtccAGACTGGCAGCtctgagggaggaagaggagcagaagaagaagactaTCATGAGAGAGATGAAGAGGATTGAGGATCAGATCTCCTCTCTGTCAGACAGCATCTCTGCTGTTGAAGAAGAGCTGCAGAAAGACAACATGTCGTTCCTCAGAAGTTATGAAGCCACTCAGAGCAgagccagaggtcagaggtcactgccAGATCCACAGCTGGTCTCAGGAGCTCTGATAGATGTGGCCAAACACCTGGGCAACCTGTCCTTCAGAGTCTGGGAGAAGATGAAGGACGAGGTCCACTTCAGTCCTGTCATTCTGGACCCAAACACTGCAAGTGGACGACTCCATCTGTCTGATGATCTGACCAGTGTGAGACGTGGAAACACATGGCTGCAGCTTCCTGATAATCCAGAGAGAAACATTAAGCACTGCAGTGTTCTTGGTTCTGAGGGCTTCAGCTCAGGGAAACACAGCTGGGATGTGGAGGTGGGAGATTATCCTGGCTGGGATGTTGGTTTGGCtaaagaatctgttgacaggaagGCACAGATACGTACTTCACCAAAATATGGAATCTGGTGTTTACTGCAACGTGGTGGAAAATACACTAATTGTGATGGTAAAACTCTCACAGTGAAGAAAAGTCTCCAGAGAATCAGAGTCCAGCTGGACTATGACATGGGGGACGTGTCCTTCTACGACTCTGAAGACATGACTCTCATCTGCACTCACAGAGACACTTTCACTGAGAAACTCTTCCCTTATTTTAATGTTGGAAGATTTGCTGATTCCAAAACATCTGATGTCAAAATTTGTCAAACCAAAATTTCCTTTTTgaattctgaatgtttttatttgcagtcaGAATAA